Genomic segment of Arachnia propionica:
AACTCGGTGGCGTTGCCGGCCCCGACCCCGTAGGCGGGTTTGCCCGAGCTGTAGGCCTGGCGGACCAGGGCCTGGCCGCCCGTGGCGATCACGAGGTCGGAGCGTCGCATGAGTTCCTGGCTCACCAGCAGGCTCGGCCGGGTGATGCACTGGAGGATGTCGGCGGGCGCGCCCTCGGCCTCCAGGGCATCACGCATGAGGCGCACGGTCTCGAAAGTGGTGTCCTTGCTCCGCGGGTGCGGGGAGAATATGACGACGTCGCGGGCCTTGATGGCGTAGATCGCGTTGCCGGCCGGGGTCAGGTCGGGGTTGGTCGTGGGAACGATGCAGCCGATGAGACCCGCCGGTTTCCCGTACTTGACGATTCCTCGCCCCGGGTCCTCCTCGATGACGCCGACGCTGGGCTGGCGCAGGGCGTCGCGGAGAACACCGCGGATCTTCATGCGTTTGTTCATCCGCGACGTGTAGTCCCCCAGGCCCGATTCCTCGATGCCCATCTTCACCAGCCGATGGAAGGTGGTCGTGTTGGCCACGGCCCAGGCCACTGCCTGGCAGAGCCGGTCCACCCGGTCCTGGTCGTAGGTCTCGATCACGCGCTGCGCGACGCGGGCCCGGGCGAACAGGTCGTCAAGTTCCTGAACCTGCTCCGGGGTCATCTCCTTGCGGATCTTCTCTTGAACCACGATGTCGCCTTTCTACGTGGCCGCTGTGGCCCACCAGGGCCTACGTTGGCCACAACTTATGTACTGGTCGGTACACAAAGGATACTCCCAGCCCGATTCCATGTACAGATCCTGCTGCAAGATTTATGTACCAAATGGTGAAAACACCCTTTACTCCGGGATCAAGATGACCTACGGTTGGACCAGGAACGACGATGTTTCCCGACCCTCGCACCAACGTGCCGGGCCGAGATCCCTGGAGTTCGGACATGGCTCAATCGCAGACAACAAGAACCACCGCAGCCGGAGCCGGGCTGATCGGCACACGGCCCCGGGATGTTGCGGTCAAGGAGGAGCGCAGGCGGACCGATCCTCTCGGCACCCCGCGCGGCGGTGTCCTCTGCGCCCGCTTCCCCGGGTGATCCCCGCTCCGGCCTCCCCGTCCCCGTACCGCCCCAGCAAAGGTAGAAACCCATGGCAACTTCCACCGCAGCCCCCGACGAACTCGCTGACGCGCCGAAGCGTCAACCAAAGAAATCCGCGATCGCCGCACTGGTCGGCAGCGCCCTCGAGTATTACGACTTCTTCATCTACGCCAGCGCCTCGGCCCTGGTGTTCAACCGGCTCTTCTTCGACCCGAGCAACCCGGCCGTGGCCACGCTGCTGTCCCTGGCCACCTTCGGGGTCGCCTACGTGGCCCGCCCCGTCGGGGCCTTCGTGCTGGGTCGCTGGGGCGATCTGAAGGGTCGCCGCGTCGTCATGGTCTTCACGTTGTTCCTCATGGGGATCGCGACATTCGCCATCGGTTGTCTTCCCACCTACGACCAGATCGGCGTCACGGCCCCCGTCCTGCTGGTCACGTGCCGCCTGGCGCAAGGTTTCTCGGCCGGCGGCGAACAGTCGAGCGCCAATTCGATGTCGCTGGAGCACGCCCCCGACAACCGCCGTTCGTTCACCACCGGCTGGACGATGTTCGGGACCCAACTCGGCCAGGTCATAGCCGCGGGCGTGTTCATCCCGATGGCCGCCATCGGCGAGGAGTTCTTCATGTCCGTCGGCTGGCGGATCCCGTTCTGGCTGTCCGCCCTCGTCGTGCTCGTCGGCTGGCTGATCCGACGCACCCTGGAGGAGCCGCCGCAGTTCCAGGCCCAGGCAGCCGAGGCCGGGCCAAGGGTCAAGCGCGATCCCATGCGCATCCTGATCACGCGCTACTGGGGCCCGCTCGTCGCGGTGACGATCCTGGCTCTCCACAACTTCGAGACCACCATCTTCTCCGTGTGGGCGCTGAGCTACGGCAAGGCGCAGGGCATCGCCGAGGCCCACATGCTGTCCCAAACGGTGCTCGTGCAGCTGTCCGCCCTGGCGGCCATTCCGTTGTGGACCCTTCTCGCGGACAAGCTCGGACGCAAGAAGATCTACATCGGTGGCTACATCGTGGTCGCCGTACTGCTCTGGTTCTACATGACCCAGCTCCACGACGCCAACGTCATCGGCGTCTACCTGCTCGGTTTCGTGATGCAGGGCATTTTCTACTCGGCCGTCAACGGCGTGTGGCCCGCCTTCTACGGCGAGCAGTTCCCGACGAAGGTTCGGCTGTCCGGCACCTCGCTCGGCACCCAGATCGGCTTCACGATCACCGGCTTCGCCCCCACCATCGCGGCCGCCCTCGTCATCGGGGACGCCACCGACTTCACACCCGTCTACCTGCTCACCATCGCAGTCATGGCCGCCGTCCTGCTCACCGCGGCGTTCGGCACCAGGGAGACCGCCTTCAAGTCGCTCGACCAACTCGACGAGGAGGCCGACGAGGCCGAGGTCACCAAGTACGGACATTCCCTCTGAACGAACCCCACCTCCGAACAAAGGAAAGGACATGTCAAGAAAAAAGGAGACTCAGTTCGATCTCATCGTGTTGGGAACCGGTGCCGCCGGGTTGAGCACCGCCCTGACCGCAAGCAACGAGGGTCTCAAGGTGCTCCTGCTGGAGAAAACCGACCGCTTCGGCGGCACCACTTGCCGCTCGGCGGGAACGTGCTGGATTCCCGGCAGCCGGTACGTCGAGGAGGCAGGGATCACCAACGACCTGGCCAAGGCCGAGACCTATCTCGACGCCCTGGTGGGTGACAAGGGACCCAAGGAGATGTGGATGACCTACATCCAGACCGGGCCCCGGATGATCGACTACATGGAGAGGCTGGGGATCAAGTGGATCCCCTTCCCGGGTTTCGTCGACTACTACCCGGAGCTCGAGGGCTCCGGCAGGGGATACCGGGCCCTCGAACCCGAGCCGTTCAACGGCAAGACGCTCGGCAAAATCGATTTCTCCCACCTGCGGGGCCCGCTGCCGGAGTTCGCCCTGTTCGGGGGCTCGCTCATGGTTCGCCGTACTGAGGTCACGAAACTGCTGCACCTGTTCGACGGACAGGACCTGCGCGAACGCGCCCAGGCGGTCGGCACCGCCCTCCGCCTCGGCATCGCATGGGTCTGGGATCTGTTGTGGGGTTGGCCTCGCGGCACCCGCGTGGTCATGGGCAACGCGCTCATCGGACGTCTCTACCGCGAGTACAAGAAACACGGTGGCACGATGTGGCTGAACGCCGTCACGCAGCGCCTCACGATCGAGGACGGCCGGGTCACCGGCGCCGTCGTCGAGTACCAGGGGATTCCTCGCGAGCTCAAGGCCCGGAAGGGCGTGGTCCTGGCGGCCGGTGGTTTCCCGGCTTCCCCCACCCGGCGCAACCAGTACCTGCGCAAGCCGGCCGCCCAGTACACGGCTGCGGCCGGGGGCAGCACGGGAGACACCTTCGCCCTGGCCGAGTCGGCCGGCGGCACCATCGGCCCCGAGGACGAGAACGGGGCGCTGTGGTTCCCGTCGTCGGTGGGCTACCGGCCCGACGGCTCCCAGGCCGTGTTCCCGCACATCTGGGATCGCGCGAAGCCGGGCATGATCGCCGTGAACGCGGCGGGCGAGCGCTTCACGGACGAGGCGCGCTCGTACAACCACTTCGTGCGCGGCATGTACGAGTCC
This window contains:
- a CDS encoding FAD-dependent oxidoreductase, whose amino-acid sequence is MSRKKETQFDLIVLGTGAAGLSTALTASNEGLKVLLLEKTDRFGGTTCRSAGTCWIPGSRYVEEAGITNDLAKAETYLDALVGDKGPKEMWMTYIQTGPRMIDYMERLGIKWIPFPGFVDYYPELEGSGRGYRALEPEPFNGKTLGKIDFSHLRGPLPEFALFGGSLMVRRTEVTKLLHLFDGQDLRERAQAVGTALRLGIAWVWDLLWGWPRGTRVVMGNALIGRLYREYKKHGGTMWLNAVTQRLTIEDGRVTGAVVEYQGIPRELKARKGVVLAAGGFPASPTRRNQYLRKPAAQYTAAAGGSTGDTFALAESAGGTIGPEDENGALWFPSSVGYRPDGSQAVFPHIWDRAKPGMIAVNAAGERFTDEARSYNHFVRGMYESDEAGVPTVPAWLVADHDHMKRYGLGMIYPGLPISRHWFDSGYLFKARTLAELAVRIGVDPRGLEETVRKFNADCALGRDSLFGKGESEYSPQYGDPQATPNVNLGPLKTAPFYAMAVYPTPLSTGRGILINPDGQVLDTDSRPIEGLYAAGSDAQQVFGIQYPGGGCQVGSGMVFGYRIGKHAAGREA
- a CDS encoding MFS transporter, translated to MATSTAAPDELADAPKRQPKKSAIAALVGSALEYYDFFIYASASALVFNRLFFDPSNPAVATLLSLATFGVAYVARPVGAFVLGRWGDLKGRRVVMVFTLFLMGIATFAIGCLPTYDQIGVTAPVLLVTCRLAQGFSAGGEQSSANSMSLEHAPDNRRSFTTGWTMFGTQLGQVIAAGVFIPMAAIGEEFFMSVGWRIPFWLSALVVLVGWLIRRTLEEPPQFQAQAAEAGPRVKRDPMRILITRYWGPLVAVTILALHNFETTIFSVWALSYGKAQGIAEAHMLSQTVLVQLSALAAIPLWTLLADKLGRKKIYIGGYIVVAVLLWFYMTQLHDANVIGVYLLGFVMQGIFYSAVNGVWPAFYGEQFPTKVRLSGTSLGTQIGFTITGFAPTIAAALVIGDATDFTPVYLLTIAVMAAVLLTAAFGTRETAFKSLDQLDEEADEAEVTKYGHSL